The Brasilonema sennae CENA114 genome includes a region encoding these proteins:
- a CDS encoding PAS domain-containing protein: MCNGYEIAKVNQQLALALSAAKMVTWDWDLLSNRVVLSSGDEQLFGLAPGTFPETYEAAMALVHPNDIEAVTLALNQACIDRCDYHQELRIFEPSGTMHWIEAKGRFFYNNEGQAVQMLGIIMEISDRKAKESQLRLLESVILHTNDAVLITEAEPIDSPGARIIYANPAFTKVTAYTLEEVLGKTPRILQGEKTDLAALDEIRTAMQNWQPVQVDLINYTKDGREFWVEISIFPIKDETGWYTHWVSVQRDITERKQAEIVLKQSEERFRQIAENIQDVFWISDPVKQQLIYVSPAYERIWGRKCESLYANWNDWIDSLHPDDKERVIATIREKAHQEQFEHEYRIVRPDGTVRWIRDRAFPLKDEFGQFQRVTGIAEDITEHKLAEVALRESEERFRQIAENIEDVFWIANPIKQQLVYVSPAYERIWGHKCESLYANWNDWIDNLHPDDKEKVIATAREKGHQEQFEHEYRIVRPDGTVRWIRDRGFPLKDEFGQLQRVIGIAQDITESKLAEVALRESEERFRQIAENIEDVFWISDYTHSQIVYVSPAYEKIWGRRRESLYANWNEWTDSLHPDDQQTALATVAQKAHQGFEYEYRIVRPDGTVRWIRDRAFPVKDEFGHIQSIAGIAEDITEHKLAGVALAESEERFRQIAENIQDVFWIVNPVKNQTIYVSPAYERIWGRKRESLYPNQTEWLESLHPDDQQRVLVTVRQRAHQEAFEDEYRIVRPDGTVRSIRERAFPVKDEFGQLQRLIGISQDITEHKLAEAALEQLNQELELRVQQRTLELERSQAILQQQVEREQLITRLTQQIRQSLDLATILNNVVVEVQKLLAAQRVLVYQMQPDKTGRIVAEAVAKEESIRILDRLFPEETFPEQCLQRYLQGELYILTDLNKAEIIPCFADFLTELEVRAELVVPIIQKQTIWGLLIVHQCHEPREWQTWEIDLLKQLTSQMAIAIQQSQLYQQLQEELHERVRIELELRRGENLFRSLSELAPMGIFKGDAQGQMIYTNPRCQAICGFTLEEAFGYGWTQFIHPEDRQLSQLQWSALSTHTEFSQEMRFVHRDGTLRFARVKRVLIFSESDELVGHIGTVEDITETQAIEKMKQEFISIVSHELRTPLASIRGSLGLLAAGVLKNQPDTSQQMLEIAASDTERLVRLVNDILDLERLEANKVCLAKQWCDAVVLIRQSVETMRSLATENNITLRIIPSTLQVWADPDQIIQTLVNLVSNAIKFSPPQTTVTLCVQALPHHVVFQVQDQGRGIPHDRLESIFGRFQQVDASDSRQKGGTGLGLAICRTIIQHHGGRIWAESVLGKGSIFHFTLPQPPQNEANV; this comes from the coding sequence ATGTGTAATGGTTACGAAATAGCCAAGGTGAATCAGCAACTAGCCCTAGCTTTGTCAGCCGCCAAAATGGTAACTTGGGACTGGGATTTGCTGAGTAATCGTGTCGTTTTGTCAAGCGGTGATGAACAGTTATTTGGGCTAGCACCTGGAACTTTTCCAGAAACTTACGAAGCTGCTATGGCTCTTGTTCACCCAAATGATATAGAAGCTGTGACTTTAGCTTTGAATCAAGCATGTATTGACAGATGTGATTATCATCAGGAACTGCGGATTTTTGAGCCTAGTGGCACGATGCATTGGATTGAGGCAAAGGGAAGATTTTTTTATAACAATGAAGGTCAAGCAGTGCAGATGCTTGGCATCATTATGGAGATTAGCGATCGCAAAGCCAAAGAATCACAACTGCGTCTCTTGGAATCTGTCATTTTGCATACCAATGACGCAGTACTGATTACTGAAGCAGAACCCATAGACTCTCCTGGGGCGAGAATTATCTACGCTAACCCTGCTTTCACAAAAGTAACAGCTTATACCCTAGAGGAAGTTTTAGGCAAGACACCACGTATTCTCCAGGGAGAAAAAACTGACCTAGCCGCTTTAGATGAAATTCGCACAGCGATGCAAAACTGGCAACCCGTGCAAGTGGACTTGATTAACTACACCAAAGATGGTAGAGAATTCTGGGTTGAAATCAGTATTTTCCCAATCAAAGATGAAACTGGTTGGTATACTCACTGGGTATCAGTCCAGCGAGACATCACCGAGCGCAAGCAGGCAGAAATTGTTTTAAAACAGAGCGAGGAACGGTTTCGCCAGATTGCAGAGAATATTCAAGATGTTTTCTGGATATCAGATCCCGTAAAGCAGCAGCTCATCTACGTTAGTCCAGCTTACGAAAGAATTTGGGGGCGCAAGTGTGAAAGCTTGTATGCCAATTGGAATGACTGGATAGATAGCTTACATCCTGATGATAAGGAAAGAGTGATAGCGACTATTCGTGAAAAAGCGCACCAAGAACAGTTTGAGCATGAGTATCGCATTGTGCGTCCAGACGGAACAGTGCGGTGGATTCGAGATCGAGCGTTTCCACTTAAGGATGAATTTGGACAATTCCAACGTGTTACAGGAATTGCAGAAGATATCACTGAACACAAACTCGCCGAAGTTGCTTTGAGAGAAAGTGAGGAACGATTTCGCCAGATTGCAGAGAATATTGAGGATGTCTTTTGGATAGCAAACCCTATAAAGCAGCAGCTAGTCTACGTTAGTCCCGCTTACGAAAGAATTTGGGGGCACAAGTGTGAAAGCTTGTATGCCAATTGGAATGACTGGATAGATAACTTACATCCTGATGATAAGGAAAAAGTGATAGCGACTGCTCGTGAAAAAGGTCACCAAGAACAGTTTGAACATGAGTATCGCATTGTGCGTCCAGACGGAACAGTACGGTGGATTAGAGACCGAGGGTTTCCACTTAAGGATGAATTTGGACAACTCCAACGTGTCATAGGAATTGCACAGGATATCACTGAATCCAAACTCGCCGAAGTTGCTTTGAGAGAAAGTGAAGAACGATTTCGCCAGATTGCAGAGAATATTGAGGATGTCTTTTGGATATCAGATTACACACATAGTCAAATAGTCTACGTCAGCCCAGCATACGAAAAAATTTGGGGGCGCAGACGCGAAAGTTTGTACGCCAATTGGAATGAATGGACAGATAGTTTACATCCTGATGATCAACAAACAGCCCTAGCAACTGTTGCTCAAAAAGCGCACCAAGGATTTGAATATGAGTATCGCATCGTGCGTCCAGACGGAACAGTGCGGTGGATACGAGACCGAGCATTTCCAGTTAAGGATGAATTTGGACATATCCAAAGTATTGCAGGAATTGCAGAGGATATAACTGAACACAAACTAGCTGGAGTTGCTCTGGCAGAAAGTGAGGAAAGATTTCGCCAGATTGCAGAAAATATTCAAGATGTCTTTTGGATAGTAAACCCCGTAAAGAACCAGACAATCTACGTTAGTCCAGCTTACGAAAGAATTTGGGGGCGCAAGCGTGAAAGCTTGTACCCGAATCAGACTGAGTGGCTGGAGAGCTTACATCCTGATGATCAACAAAGAGTCCTAGTTACTGTTCGTCAAAGAGCACACCAAGAAGCGTTTGAAGATGAGTATCGCATCGTACGTCCAGACGGAACAGTACGGTCGATTCGAGAACGAGCGTTTCCAGTTAAAGATGAATTTGGACAACTTCAGCGCCTAATTGGAATTTCACAGGATATCACAGAGCACAAACTTGCCGAAGCTGCTCTTGAGCAACTGAATCAGGAGTTAGAACTCCGAGTTCAACAACGTACGCTTGAATTGGAACGTTCTCAAGCAATCCTGCAACAGCAAGTAGAACGAGAGCAGTTGATCACACGGCTGACTCAACAAATACGCCAGTCCCTTGACTTGGCAACAATCCTTAACAATGTCGTCGTCGAAGTACAAAAATTGCTAGCAGCTCAGCGAGTTTTAGTTTACCAAATGCAGCCAGATAAAACTGGACGCATCGTTGCGGAAGCTGTTGCCAAAGAAGAATCGATTAGGATTTTAGATCGGTTATTTCCTGAAGAGACTTTCCCAGAACAATGTCTTCAACGGTATCTCCAAGGAGAACTTTACATTCTTACGGACCTTAACAAAGCTGAAATAATACCCTGCTTTGCGGACTTTTTAACAGAACTTGAAGTTAGGGCAGAGTTAGTGGTTCCCATCATCCAAAAGCAAACCATTTGGGGATTGCTCATAGTCCACCAATGTCATGAACCAAGAGAATGGCAAACTTGGGAAATAGATTTACTTAAGCAGTTAACTAGCCAAATGGCGATCGCCATTCAACAATCACAACTCTACCAGCAACTGCAAGAAGAACTGCACGAACGCGTACGGATAGAATTAGAATTACGCCGTGGCGAAAATCTGTTTCGTTCTTTGAGCGAGTTGGCACCTATGGGTATTTTTAAAGGGGATGCTCAAGGACAAATGATTTATACCAATCCTCGCTGTCAGGCAATTTGTGGCTTCACCTTGGAAGAAGCTTTCGGGTATGGTTGGACACAGTTTATTCACCCCGAGGATCGCCAACTTTCTCAACTCCAGTGGAGTGCATTATCAACACACACAGAATTTTCTCAGGAAATGCGTTTTGTTCACCGGGATGGAACTCTCCGGTTTGCTCGGGTTAAGAGAGTTCTCATCTTTTCCGAATCAGATGAACTGGTGGGTCATATTGGGACAGTAGAAGATATCACGGAAACTCAGGCGATTGAGAAAATGAAGCAAGAATTTATCTCAATTGTCAGTCATGAACTGCGAACACCTCTTGCATCAATTCGTGGTTCTTTGGGATTACTCGCTGCTGGCGTGCTCAAAAACCAACCTGACACTTCTCAACAAATGTTAGAAATCGCCGCCAGCGATACAGAACGTTTGGTTCGTTTGGTCAATGATATTCTCGACTTAGAGCGGCTAGAAGCTAACAAAGTTTGTTTGGCCAAGCAATGGTGTGATGCTGTTGTATTAATACGTCAGTCTGTAGAAACGATGCGATCGCTAGCAACAGAAAATAATATTACGCTGCGCATTATACCTTCTACCCTGCAAGTTTGGGCAGATCCAGACCAAATTATTCAAACTCTTGTCAATTTGGTGAGCAACGCCATTAAATTTTCGCCTCCACAAACTACAGTAACGCTTTGTGTGCAGGCGCTGCCACACCATGTTGTCTTTCAAGTTCAAGACCAAGGACGAGGGATTCCTCATGACCGGCTAGAAAGTATTTTTGGACGATTTCAGCAGGTCGATGCTAGTGACTCCCGTCAAAAAGGAGGAACAGGTTTAGGTTTAGCTATCTGTCGCACCATCATACAACATCATGGCGGTAGAATCTGGGCTGAGAGTGTCTTAGGAAAAGGGAGTATTTTTCACTTCACTCTACCTCAACCGCCCCAAAACGAAGCCAATGTTTGA
- a CDS encoding response regulator codes for MLVKRVLVIDDEKNLCLVIKACLESIGHWQVLTALSGSEGVTLAETELPDAILLDVMMPDMDGLVVFHKLQQNSLTQKIPVILLTAIVQQVDLNQYAQLRIVGVIPKPFDPLKLVNRVIELVGWE; via the coding sequence ATGTTAGTGAAGCGCGTTTTGGTTATTGATGACGAAAAAAATCTGTGTCTTGTTATTAAAGCTTGTTTAGAAAGCATAGGACATTGGCAAGTACTAACAGCTTTATCTGGTAGTGAAGGAGTAACATTAGCTGAAACTGAACTTCCCGATGCTATCTTACTAGATGTCATGATGCCTGATATGGACGGGCTAGTAGTATTTCATAAGTTACAACAGAATTCCTTGACTCAAAAAATTCCAGTAATTTTGCTGACTGCTATAGTGCAGCAGGTAGACTTGAATCAATATGCACAGTTACGCATCGTAGGTGTGATTCCTAAACCTTTTGATCCCTTGAAATTGGTGAACCGGGTGATTGAATTAGTAGGGTGGGAATAA
- a CDS encoding response regulator, whose product MLPKRILVIDDEENLCTIIKISLEYLGGWQVLVATSSSEGLLLVQTELFDLILLDVVMPDMNGLVLLSALRINPVTRTIPVILLTASTQPVNSNESAQLGVAGIIIKPFDPVDLPNQIKVLLRWE is encoded by the coding sequence ATGTTACCAAAGCGTATTTTGGTTATTGATGATGAAGAAAATCTGTGTACCATTATTAAAATTTCTTTAGAATATCTAGGAGGTTGGCAAGTGCTAGTAGCCACATCTAGTAGCGAAGGACTACTATTGGTCCAAACTGAACTCTTTGATTTGATTCTGCTAGATGTTGTCATGCCTGATATGAATGGATTAGTGTTATTAAGCGCATTGCGAATTAATCCAGTTACGCGAACAATTCCAGTGATTTTGCTAACTGCTAGCACACAGCCTGTCAACTCAAATGAATCTGCACAATTAGGCGTTGCAGGTATAATTATCAAACCTTTTGATCCTGTAGATTTACCAAACCAGATTAAGGTACTTCTGAGATGGGAGTAA
- a CDS encoding response regulator produces the protein MIEPVAKRILYIDDEPNIQLIVKTCLKNLGGWEVEVAQSAAEGLIKAQELKPDAIILDVMMPEMDGVACLQQLRLNAKTQAIPIVFLTSKSNITERCRFLALGAVGAIAKPFNPLTLVSQIAKFLDWNLED, from the coding sequence ATGATAGAACCTGTTGCTAAGAGAATTTTATATATTGATGACGAACCTAATATACAACTGATTGTGAAAACTTGTCTGAAAAACCTAGGAGGGTGGGAGGTTGAGGTAGCACAATCTGCCGCAGAGGGTTTAATCAAAGCACAGGAGTTGAAACCTGATGCCATTATTTTAGATGTAATGATGCCAGAAATGGATGGTGTTGCTTGTTTGCAACAACTACGGTTAAACGCCAAGACTCAAGCAATACCTATAGTTTTTTTAACATCTAAGTCGAATATAACTGAAAGGTGTCGGTTTTTAGCATTAGGTGCGGTGGGGGCGATCGCTAAACCTTTTAACCCTCTGACTCTGGTTTCTCAAATTGCAAAATTTCTTGATTGGAACTTAGAGGATTGA